The Leptospira mtsangambouensis sequence TCCCGACTCGCATTGGCAGAGACAGTAGAAAAGCCAGTAGTGATTTCCAAATCTCCATTTCGCAGACCTTCTATAACGCTATCTGCATATTCATTTAAATTTAGTCCCGCTGTATGAGTGTTAGGAATTCCTAAATCGGTATCGACCATGGGTGGTGAAACTTCAATCACTTCAATGGGTTGGTTACGAAATTGAAATCGTAGTGTCAATGTGAAGGAGTGTAATGCTGCTTTGGTAGCACTATACACCGGTGCGTAAGCCAAAGGGATATGTGATAGTCCTGATGTTGTATTTAAAATCGCCGCATTTTTCTTTGCAAACAGGTGTTTAGCGAATAACATCGAAAGATGGATGGGAGCTCCCAAATTTAAATCGATTTCTTTGCCCAAGTTTGCCCAAGGTTCTAGTTCATTTAATTTTGGATAACGTTGGATTCCTGCGTTATTGAATAACACATTGAGTTCAGGAAAATCCTTTGTTGTTTCTTGGAATAATTTTTCTCTCTCTTCTGGTTTCGAAATATCACGAAGATAAGTCCCCCACCCCGGATAAGATTTTCGAATCTCTTCCATTTTCTTTTCATTAGTTCCGCAGACTAAAATTTGGTTTCCGAGACTGGAGAGTCGTTTTGCCAGAGCAAGTCCGATCCCACTCGTTCCCCCAGTGATGAGGATTGTATTTCCATTTAATTGCATAAATTTTTACCTTTTCCTTAGTTACATTTACAATATTTTGTAAGTTACAAAAAGTCAAGTCCGTAAGTTTCAAAACTAACATTTTTTTCATTTTGTAATTTGAGATTGACCCCCTGGATTTCGATCCGATCCTTTCCTTATGCCAAGAACAGGTCTCACAGCCTCGGAAATCCAAGACAAAGCCGTGGAAATTGCCATAGGCGAAATGCGGGCCAAAGGTTTTGAAAAGGTTCGTTTGGTGGATGTTGCCAAAGAAATGGGGATTAGCCATGCGGCCCTCTACTCACATTTTCAAGACAAAACAGCTCTTTTTGATGCTGTTTCCGAACGTTGGCTTGTGAAGTTAGATGAAAAACAGGATTTGCTTGTAAAAGAAAAACGAGACCCCATCCAAAAGATCCTCACTTGGTTTCTAAATCTCCACCGAATGAAATTGGAAAAGGTAAATCTTGATCCTGAACTGTATAAGGCATTCGATATGGCTGCAGAAGAATCCAAACCCTTCATCCAAACCCATTTGACCAATATGCAAAGCCAAATGTCGAGTTTGGTCACAGAAGCTATGAACCAAAAGAAGATCAAAAAAAGGGAAGTGAACCTGGTGACAGAAATTCTAATTTCAGCAGGAACTGCTTTCACTCACCCAAAACTTGTGGCCCAACACTGTCATGAGAACAGAGAAACGTTGTTAGTGGAAACAATTGAAGCGGTATTGAAGGGATTAGGTTAATCTGATGATCAATGTAGAAACGAAACTTTCTACTGATCACGCAAAAGAAAATAAGTTCTGTTTTGTTTTTTTATTCTGTTTCTCCTGCTAAAAACCTGGCTGTGTTCACATTGCGTATCGTCATTACTTTATACAATTTATGACTGATTAATTTGGCAAGTTGGCTCTTGTTTACATTTTCTCTTTTAATATTCCAAATGATGGCACCTTTCATATAAAGAATATCGAGATAATCCATTTTGAGAGGTAGTTCCTGGATGATTTTTTTGGAATCTGCCTCTGGAAATAAATACGCA is a genomic window containing:
- a CDS encoding SDR family oxidoreductase, producing the protein MQLNGNTILITGGTSGIGLALAKRLSSLGNQILVCGTNEKKMEEIRKSYPGWGTYLRDISKPEEREKLFQETTKDFPELNVLFNNAGIQRYPKLNELEPWANLGKEIDLNLGAPIHLSMLFAKHLFAKKNAAILNTTSGLSHIPLAYAPVYSATKAALHSFTLTLRFQFRNQPIEVIEVSPPMVDTDLGIPNTHTAGLNLNEYADSVIEGLRNGDLEITTGFSTVSANASREQKNEIFLSMNNARSGSN
- a CDS encoding TetR/AcrR family transcriptional regulator, which produces MPRTGLTASEIQDKAVEIAIGEMRAKGFEKVRLVDVAKEMGISHAALYSHFQDKTALFDAVSERWLVKLDEKQDLLVKEKRDPIQKILTWFLNLHRMKLEKVNLDPELYKAFDMAAEESKPFIQTHLTNMQSQMSSLVTEAMNQKKIKKREVNLVTEILISAGTAFTHPKLVAQHCHENRETLLVETIEAVLKGLG